A single genomic interval of Helianthus annuus cultivar XRQ/B chromosome 13, HanXRQr2.0-SUNRISE, whole genome shotgun sequence harbors:
- the LOC110902009 gene encoding uncharacterized protein LOC110902009 gives MLHELLNAYDDYKTVLKDGINEVHTTLFFSKSPAPRKHWMVMPETCVLIANKFGVILHCLSIEGCVTCFPLWKGPEHFEQHKIITIAHVYGNHYVMVQLEGEYPMRCIVAYWLHHRAPSAVAWQNMYMKRLESYKQLNPSNGTLFHTKTKSLIPSQELRATD, from the exons ATGTTACATGAGTTATTGAATGCAtacgatgactacaaaacggtttTAAAAGATGGAATCAATGAAGTACATACCACATTGTTTTTCTCAAAGTCACCTGCACCACGGAAACATTGGATGGTTATGCCTGAGACTTGTGTCTTGATTGCCAACAAGTTTGGTGTGATCCTCCATTGCTTGAGCATTGAAGGTTGTGTAACTTGCTTTCCTTTATGGAAAGGGCCAGAACATTTTGAACAACATAAGATAATAACAATTGCACACGTGTATGGTAATCATTATGTGATGGTACAACTAGAAGGAGAGTACCCTATGCGTTGCATTGTGGCGTATTGGCTTCATCATAGGGCCCCATCTGCCGTTGCATGGCAAAACATGTATATGAAACGTCTAGAATCTTATAAACAACTCAACCCCT caAACGGGACTTTATTCCataccaaaaccaaatcgttgaTTCCCAGCCAGGAACTGAGAGCCACCGATTGA